From the Odontesthes bonariensis isolate fOdoBon6 chromosome 9, fOdoBon6.hap1, whole genome shotgun sequence genome, the window AATGTTTTGAGTCATTCCATACGGTCCCCTTATTTTCTGAAGcttaagattcaagattcaagaagctttaTGTATCCCGAGGGAAATAGCTGTGCAACAGCAAAGGGAACCAAATATGAATCAATGCAGATTTCAACATGTTTCATAGTTGTAGGACTGCACATGCAATGTTTTCAGTTACTTACACCTGAGCACAGTCTTGCTGACAACACTGTAGCCATGGTCTGGGTTCTTGCTCAGATCAATGTAGTAGTAGAACTTCAGTTCGTGAGGGTACTGCGAGTGCGACAGATTCTGAAGCATGGGAATCATCCTGTTGGACATGGGCCCCTCTGCCAGAGCCTGGTGCATCATGTAATTGCACCAATCATCATGCACAAAGCTGGGAGTGATAAGCAGAGCCCGTATGTGGCTGTTCTGCACAGCCTCGCAAAACTCTGTAGAAATAGCACCTCCCGGACAAGTGTCCCTCTGCCAtagaaaacacctgaaactgTGGGGCGCAGCTTCAAGGAACAAGACCAGACGCGTGGCCTCTTCGATGTCTCTGTGGGCAGAGCTGTGGCACACAAACACGTCATATTTTCTTTTCCATCTCAGCTGAGAACTCAATGCAGTCTGTATCTGCTGGGGTTTCGGCGGGGTTGTCCCGGATGACGATGAACTCAGCTGCGACGCAGGTGAAGACGACGATCCACTGCTGACCGATGCCACAGAGTTCTGGGTTACTCTGCCTTCTCTCTCACATTGCGTTGAGGACGTTCTTCGTGATTTCAAAAGCTTCCAGAGCCTTGCTGAAAGATAAAGGACAAGCGGAATATAACTCTGACTTGGCCGCACATTTTCAGAGGCAGAGGGAGTGTATCGTCCCTGCAGGAAAATGACACAAGAATGTGGAAGTtgtaaaatgataaaaataagtTTCTAGCTCTGCAGAAGGAGGAGCATTTAGACATAATTTCCTTCTCTTACTTCCCAAAATGCTGTGTAGAGAGTTTTAGAATCTGTTCATTATTAGAGGCCACAGGTTCTAGTGATCCAGGACTTGGCCGGCCTTTTGAATAGGTTTGTCCTTTTGTACTTCATTCAGCTTTTGTCCCAGCACACTAAAGTATCAAAATTGGGCATTGTCTGTCTGGCCAATAAAACATCCACAGATTGGTGACCCCATACATAAATGGACATAACTCTCCAAAGGAAGAAGATCTGACTCTGGCCCTTCCTGTGGACAGCAGTGGAATTTCAAGTGCAGTTTGCCTTTCACGTGAACTCCCGGTTATCAATATTTATGAATCTCTCCAAGCCCAGCTAAAAGCAGCGATCTGAGCAGTGGAATCAGGATTCACATTGTGTCAAGCT encodes:
- the tirap gene encoding toll/interleukin-1 receptor domain-containing adapter protein encodes the protein MHARLWKLLKSRRTSSTQCEREGRVTQNSVASVSSGSSSSPASQLSSSSSGTTPPKPQQIQTALSSQLRWKRKYDVFVCHSSAHRDIEEATRLVLFLEAAPHSFRCFLWQRDTCPGGAISTEFCEAVQNSHIRALLITPSFVHDDWCNYMMHQALAEGPMSNRMIPMLQNLSHSQYPHELKFYYYIDLSKNPDHGYSVVSKTVLRYLENLVKNEMKLADNSGSYGGCRHGVSSQEGKLSLYDPAGTSVPLEEMQTRDESYSGIRCDRN